One segment of Eschrichtius robustus isolate mEscRob2 chromosome 3, mEscRob2.pri, whole genome shotgun sequence DNA contains the following:
- the TIPRL gene encoding TIP41-like protein produces MMIHGFQSSHQDFSFGPWKLTASKTHIMKSADVEKLADELHMPSLPEMMFGDNVLRIQHGSGFGIEFNATDALRCVNNYQGMLKVACAEEWQESRTEGEHSKEVVKPYDWTYTTDYKGTLLGESLKLKVVPTTDHIDTEKLKAREQIKFFEEVLLFEDELHDHGVSSLSVKIRVMPSSFFLLLRFFLRIDGVLIRMNDTRLYHEADKTYMLREYTSRESKIANLMHVSPSLFTEPNEISQYLPIKEAVCEKLIFPERIDPNPADSKECTPVE; encoded by the exons ATGATGATCCACGGCTTCCAGAGCAGCCACCAGGACTTCTCCTTCGGGCCCTGGAAGCTGACGGCGTCCAAGACCCACATCATGAAATCAGCGGATGTGGAGAA GTTAGCTGATGAATTGCATATGCCATCTCTCCCTGAAATGATGTTTGGAGACAACGTTTTAAGAATCCAGCATGGCTCTGGCTTTGGGATTGAGTTCAATGCTACAGATGCATTAAGATGTGTGAACAACTACCAAGGAATGCTTAAAGTAGCCTGTGCTGAAGAGTGGCAGGAAAGCAG GACGGAGGGTGAGCACTCTAAGGAGGTTGTGAAACCGTATGATTGGACCTATACAACCGATTATAAGGGGACGCTCCTTGGAGAATCACTTAAGCTAAAG gttgtaCCTACAACAGAtcatatagatacagagaaattgAAAGCCAGAGAACAGATTAAGTTTTTTGAAGAAGTTCTCCTGTTTGAGGATGAACTTCACGATCATGGAGTTTCAAGCCTGAGTGTGAAAATT agaGTAATGCCTTCTAGCTTTTTCTTGCTGTTGCGGTTTTTCTTGAGAATTGATGGAGTGCTTATTAGGATGAATGACACAAGACTTTACCATGAG GCTGACAAGACCTACATGTTACGAGAATATACCTCACGAGAGAGCAAAATTGCTAATTTAATG CATGTTTCACCTTCCCTCTTCACGGAACCTAATGAAATATCACAGTATTTGCCGATAAAGGAGGCAGTTTGTGAGAAGCTAATATTTCCAGAAAGAATTGATCCTAACCCTGCAGACTCAAAAGAATGTACACCTGTGGAATAG